A window of Apium graveolens cultivar Ventura chromosome 8, ASM990537v1, whole genome shotgun sequence contains these coding sequences:
- the LOC141680214 gene encoding E3 ubiquitin-protein ligase MPSR1-like, producing MDSSSSSLPSASFDQSQLERIHTYLSVHINHICMKTNISIPVPLIWGATNTPNIATLASEQQSSNFLDRILLKNNFADPLLVIAGNSIVIDLLLHHLMGITGEPIASRASIEKLTVVDKMIGDCAICMDDFGCEICKEMPCKHVFHGKCVEKWLNIHGTCPVCREKMPFDQNCEEVDKSREFRLIISFDENYYDIDDIDEEDEGNINFDDLLDFVELNY from the coding sequence ATGgattcatcatcatcttctttACCATCAGCCTCATTTGATCAGTCCCAACTAGAACGAATTCATACTTACCTTTCTGTGCATATCAACCATATATGTATGAAAACCAACATATCTATCCCAGTACCACTCATCTGGGGAGCAACAAACACCCCAAACATAGCAACCCTAGCAAGTGAACAACAATCAAGTAATTTTCTTGATCGCATtcttttgaaaaataattttgcAGATCCACTTCTTGTAATAGCTGGAAATTCTATTGTCATTGATTTACTACTTCACCATCTAATGGGCATAACCGGGGAGCCTATTGCCTCCCGAGCTTCCATAGAAAAGTTAACAGTTGTTGATAAGATGATTGGTGATTGTGCTATATGCATGGACGATTTTGGATGTGAGATCTGTAAAGAGATGCCATGCAAACATGTTTTTCATGGTAAATGCGTAGAGAAATGGTTGAATATTCATGGCACTTGTCCTGTATGTAGAGAAAAGATGCCTTTTGATCAAAATTGCGAGGAAGTAGACAAGAGCAGGGAGTTTAgattaattatttcttttgatgaGAATTATTATGATATTGATGATATCGATGAGGAGGACGAGGGAAATATTAACTTTGATGATTTGTTAGATTTTGTGGAGTTAAATTATTAG